A segment of the Triticum urartu cultivar G1812 chromosome 1, Tu2.1, whole genome shotgun sequence genome:
gttcagagcatccaagagacattgtggattgccagtgaatgaagtctgtgaaggtttgggagtctaccttgaagacttaccagagtgattgggcaaggactatgtgaccttagctcaaggagaatatggtgaggacttggtgtcctgagctgcgtgttcaggactgggtgtccgggactgtgtgtcctaaggtttaaatacctagccgctccaaccagacgtacagttgtcacagcaactggaactggtccaacacatcattgtcttcaacgagtcactggtttcatcttcacttcctttttcttactgttactcattgtgaagccattgcatgcttgctctatcttttgtcttcacaacgtgactgtatgatctgtttggcttcataacttcttcccacctgatccttattacactgcagctgtttgtcattgcgctttcactttattgaatacttgaccatggctggcctagtgtaatctaacttccgctgcatagtaataggcataatcttcgctgtttgtcttcataactcccacgttttgaagactttcataaaaatcgcctattcaccccccctctagtcgatataacgcactttcactatgactatgagattatgcaactcccgaatacgggaggaacaccttgtgttctatcaaacgtcacaacgtaactgggtgattataaagatgctctacaggtgtctccgatggtgtttgttgagttggcatagatcaagattaggatttgtcactccgtgtatcggagaggtatctctgggccctctcggtaatgcacatcactataagccttgcaagcaatgcgactaatgagttagttgcaggatgatgcattacggaacgagtaaagagactcaccggtaacgagattgaactaggtatgatgataccaacgatcgaatctcgggcaagtaacataccaatgacaaagggaacaacgtatgttgttatgcggttttaccgataaaaatcttcgtagaatatgtaggaaccaatatgagcatccaggttccgctattggttattgaccggagatatgtctcggtcatgtttacatagttctcaaacccatagggtccgcacgcttaatgttcgatgacgatttgtattataagttatgtgatttgatgtaccgaaggttgttcggagtcccggatgagatcacggagacgaggagtctcgaaatggtcgagacataaagattgatatattggaccatgttattcggacatcgggagtgttccggatggtttcgggtaaaaccggagtgccggaggggttaccggaaccccgggggaactaatgggccaccatgggccttatTGGAGAGAGTGGAGTGGAGCCAGGGCAGCCCCCCCCCCTtgcagtccgaattggacaagggaagggtggcggtgcccccccccctccccccttccttctccatctccttccttccccctatCTCCCTCttggtggaatcctactaggacttggagtcctagtaggactcccctctttgggcgcgccccctagggccggccggcctcctcctccccccccccttatatacgggggagggaggcaccccatagacacacaagttgatctttagccatgtgcggtgcccccctccatagttttccaccttggtcatattgtcatagtgcttaggcgaagccctgcgtcggtaacttcatcatcaccgtcaccacaccgtcatgctgacgaaactctccctcggcctcaactggatcaagagtacgagggacgtcaccgagctgaacgtgtgcagatcgcagacatgtcgtgcattcggtacttgatcgattggatcacgaagacattcgactacatcaaccgcgttactaaacgctttcgcttttggtctatgagggtatgtagacacactctcccctctcatttctatgcatctcctagatagatcttgcatgatcataggaaaattttgaaatactgtgttccccaacactcatcaagttctactttcctcccactcacttctttcgagagaaactccttctctagaaaggatccattcttagcaacaaatatcttgccttcggatctgtgatagaaggtgtacccaatagtttcctttgggtatcctatgaagacacatttctccgatttgggttcgagcttatcaggttgaagctttttcacataagcatcgcagccccaaactttaagaaacgacaacttgggtttcttgccaaaccacagttcataaggtgtcgtctcaaggGATTTCGATggtatttaatgtgaatgcagccgtctctaaagcataaccccaaaacgatagcggtaaatcagtaagagacatcatagattgcaccatatctaataaagtgcggttatgacgttcggacacaccattacgttgtggtgttccaggtggcgtgagttgagaaactattctgcgttgtttcaaatgaagaccaaacttaTAACTCAACttttcacctccatgatcagatcatagaaacttaattttcttgttacgatgattttccacttcactctgaaattctttgaacttttcaaatgtttcagacttatgtttcatcaagtagatatacccatatctgctcaaatcatctgtgaaggtcaaaaaataacgatacccgccgcgagcatcaacactcatcagaccgcatacatcagtatgtattatttccaataagtcttttgctcgctccattgtttcggagaacggagtcttagtcatcttgtccatgaggcatggttcgcaagcatcaagtgattcataatcaagtgattccaaaagcccatcagcatggagtctcttcatgcgctttacaccaatatgacctaaacggcagtgccacaaataagttgcactatcattattaaacttatatcttttggcttcaatactatgaatactagatgatgccccgcacgttgttgcgggaatGTTTGCAATATTTCAATGAGATTTTGATTATATGGAACATGGATTCTTGAAACAATAGTTTCTGAAAGTATATAAGAATTAAATGTAAATAGCATAAAAATGGAATTTTTACATGCATGCATGTCGTAGTGGATTTTAATATGCATAGTTGCATGTTGAGGTGGGCCTTTTCTTATGCATGTTGAATGATGaggtggcatgcttgcatgttgagagaaatatcttggtgggggctagctatttagatatagaagatgtgtatcactactatcgagattcaataaaaatagaccacttgtcaagtgtgcatgaccataaaagatattgctcatataaatagaacaaccattattctctgatttaaatgaataactgtctcgcatcaaacaagatccagatataatgttcatgcttaatgctggcaccaaataacaattattcaggtctaaaactaatcctgaaggtagatgtagaggtagcgtgccgaccacgatcacatcgactttggaaccatttcccacgcgcatcgtcacctcgtccttagccaataatcttcgcttaatccgtagcccctgtttcgagttgcaaatatgagcaacaaaagcagtatcaaatacccaggcgctactgcgagcattagtaaggtacacatcaataacatgtatatcaaatatacctttcacttttccatccttcttatccgccaaatacttggggcagttccgcttccagtgaccagtccctttgaagtagaagcactcagtctcaggcttaggtccagacttgggcttcttcacttgagcagcaacttgcttgccgttcttcttgaagttccccttctttcctttgccctttttcttgaaactagtggtcttgttaaccatcaacacctgatgctccttcttgatttctacctccgcagcttttagcattgcaaagatctcgggaattgtcttgtgcatcccttgcatattatagttcatcacgaagcttttgtagcttggtggcagtgattaaagaactctgtcaatgagactatcatcaggaatattaactcccagttgagtcaagtggttgtggtacccagacattttgagtacatgttcactgacagaactattctcctccatcttgcagctgtagaacttattggagacctcatatctctcaatccgggcatttacttgaaatattaacttcaactcctggaacatctcatatgctccatgacgttcaaaatgttgttgcagtcccggttctaagccgtaaagcatggcacactgaactatcgagtagtcatcaacacgcgtctgccaggcattcacaatgtctgcagttgctggcgggggtggtacacctagcgatacttccaggacgtaattcttctgtgcagcaatgaggataatcctcaagttacagacccagaccgcgtagttgctaccatcatatttcaacttagctttctctaggagcgcattaaaattcaagggaatagtagcacgggccatttatctacaacaacatagacatgcaaaatactatcaggtactaagttcatgataaattaaagttcaattaatcatattacttaagaactcccacttagatagacatccttctaatcatctaagtgatcacgtgatccatatcaactaaaccatgtctgatcatcacgtgagatggagtagttttcaatggtgaacatcactatgttgatcatatctactatatgattcacactcgacctttcggtctcagtgttccgaggccatatctgcatatgctaggctcgtcaagtttaacccgagtattctgcgtgtgcaaaactggcttgcacccgttgtatgtgaacgtagagcttatcacacccgatcatcatgtggtgtctcggcacgacgaactatagcaacggtgcatactcggggagaacacttgtaccttgaaatttagtgagagatcaacttataatgctaccgccgtactaagaaaaataagatgcataaaggataaacatcacatgaaatcaaaataagtgatacgatatggccatcatcatcttgtgcctttgatctccatctccaaagcaccgtcatgatcaccatcgtcaccgtcttgacaccttgatctccatcgaagcatcgttgccgtctcgccaactattgcttctacactatcgctaccgcttagtgataaagtaaagcaattacatggcgattgcatttcatacaataaagtgacaaccatatggctcctgccagttgccgataactattacaaaacatgatcgtctcatacaacaattatatatcatcacgtcttgaccatatcacatcacagcaagccctgcaaaaacaagttagatgtcctctactttgttgttgcaagttttacgtggctgctacgggcttctaggaagaaccgttcttacctacgcatcaaaaccacaacgatttttcgtccagtgtgttgttttaaccttcaacaaggaccgggcgtcgTCACACTTGACttaactaaagctggagaaacagaacccactagccacctgtgtgcgaagcacgtcggtagaaccggtctcatgaacgcggtcatgtaatgtcgatTTGGGATGCTTCAtacaacaataccgccgaatcaaagtatgacatgctagtaagcagtatgactattatcgcccacaactctttgtgttcttcttgtgcatataacatctatgcatagatctggctctgatgccactgttggggaacgtagtatttcaaaaatttcctatgatcacgcaagatctatctaggagaagcatagaaacgagcggggaagagtgtgtctacgtaccctcatagaatgaaagcggaagcgtttagtaacgcggttgatatagtcgaacgtcttcgtgattcaaccgatcaagtaccaaacgcacggcacatccacgatctgcacacgttcagctcggtgacgtccctcaaactcttgatccagttgaggccaagggagagtttggtcagcacgacggcgtggtgacggtgatgatgaagttaccgacgcagggctttacctaagaaatatgacaatgtgaccgaggtggaaaactgtggagggggcgccgcacacagctaaagatcaacttgtgtgtctatggggtgcccccctcccccatatataaaggaggggaggaggagggccggccacaaggggcgcgcccaagggagggaatcctactcctagtaggagtaggttcccccctttcctagtcctagtaagagaagaaggaaggagaggaagaagagaaggaaagggggggtgccccccctagccctagtacaattcggtttgggctaggggggcgccacaccttggcctgcctcctctcttccaccattaggcccatgaggcccaataactttcggggggttccggtaacccccggtactccaaaacttatccgaaatgacccgaaccattctggtgtccgaatgtagccttccaatatatgaatctttatgtctcgaccatttcgagactcctcgtcatgtccgtgatctcatccgggactccaaacaaccttcggtacatcaaatcacataaactcataatacgaatcatcgtcgaacgttaagcgtgcggaccctacgggttcgagaactatgtagacatgatcgagacacatctccggtcaataaccaatagcgtaacctggatgctcatattggttcctacatattctacgaagatctttatcggtcaaaccgcacaacaacatacattgttccctttatcatcggtatgttacttgcccgagattcgatcatcggtatcatcatacctagttcaatatcgttatcgtcaagtctctttactcattctgtaatgcatcatcccgcacctaactcattagttgcattgcttgcaaggcttatagtgatgtgcattaccgagagggcccagagatacctctccaataattggagtgacaaatcataatctcgatctatgccaactcaacaaataccattggagacacctgtagagcatctttataatcacccagttacattgtgacgtttgatagcacactaagtgttcctccggtattcgggagttgcataatctcatagtcataggaacatgtataagtcatgaagaaagcaatagcaataaactaaacaatcatagtgctaagctaacggatgggtcttgtccatcacatcactctctaatgatgtgatcctgttcatcaaatgacaacacatggctatggctaggaaacttaaccatctttgattaatgagctagtctagtagaggcatactagggacactctgtttgtctatgtattcacacatgtactaagttttcggttaatacaattctagcatgaataataaacatttatcatgatataaggaaatataaataacaactttattattgactctagggcatatttccttcaagtatgacgatcaccgcccacaactctttgtgttctactcgtgtatatcatctacgcataaacctggctcggatgccactgttggggaatgtagcatgcaatttcaaaaaaaaatcctacgcacacgcaagatctatctaggagatgcatagcaacgggagggggagagtgtgtccacgtaccctcgtagaccgaaagcggaagcgtttgacaacgcggttgatgtagtcgaacttcttctcgttccgaccaatcaagcaccggacgtacggcacctccgagttctgtgcacgtttagctcgatgacgttcctcgaactcttgatccagcaaagtgtcgagggggagtttcgtcagcacatggcgtggtgacggtgatggtgaagtgatccgcgcagggcttcgcctaagcactacgacaatatgaccagaggcgtaaactgtggagggggcgccgcacatggctaggaatcaatgttgtgtgttctagcggtgccctccccctcatatatatatatatatatatatatatatatataggttggaggggaggggaggcagccAAGGAGACCAAATCACATTCGGTCACcgaatcacataactcatataatataaaatcgtcatcgaacgttaagcgtgcggaccctacgggttcgagaactatgtagacatgaccgatatacctctccggtcaataaccaacagcggaacttggatgctcatattggttcctacatattctacgaagatctttatcggtcgtaccgtaatgacaacatacgttattccctttgtcattggtatgttacttgcccgagatttgatcgtcggtatcttcatacctagttcaatctcgttaccagcaagtctctttactcattccgtaatacattatcccgtaactaactcattagtcacattgcttgcaaggcttatcatgatgtgtattactgagagggcccagagatacctctccaatactcggagtgacaaatcctaatctcgatctatgccaacccaacaaacacctttggagatacatgtagagcatctttataatcacccaattacgttgtgatgtttgatagcacacaaggtatttctccggtatccgggagttgcatattctcatagtcaaagaaatatgtatatgacatgaagaaagcaatagcaataaaaccgaacaatcaatatgctaagctaacggatgggtcttttccatcacatcattatcctaatgatgtgatcacattcatcaaatgacaacacatgtctatagttaggaaacttaaccatctttgattaacgagctagtctagtagaggctcactagggacacggtgttttgtctatttTTCAACACAtatatcaagtttccggttaatacaattctagcatgactaataaacatttatcatgatataagaaaatataaaataataactttattattgcctctagggcatatttccttcaacctaATCTAACGGGTGACGATTGATGGATCTGACTGTCCAGGACCCAACTGATTTCCTCAGTCGGATGATTTGTAGCACGCGCCAAATAATAATGTGTATATGGTGTTCATGTTTTCGAATCCCTGTATCCTCTCCTCGTTAGGCGTTCGATCGAAATCTCGTGCCTAGCATGCGTTGGTGCTCCTTTTGCAGAATGACGCCCGCCTCTAGCCCAAGTCTCGCTCTGGTTTTTTCAAAAGCGTCCCTAGCCGGTTACTCCCGAATCGTTTTTCTTAACCCCTAGTCACGTTGCAACCGGAAAACCCTATGCCCCGCTCTCTGCATCGAAGTGTCGATGGTTCCAACAGGGTTGCGCGAGCGAATGATGCAGTGGGTCGGCCCAATTGTTAGCGAAGTTTTCTTTTTCTATAGAGTATTTCTACCAGTTTTGGGAACCTTCTGGAAGGTTCCTGAACCGGGTTTTTTCCTGGTTTCTACTTCTGGTGTTTTTCGGTTTCTACTTCTGGtgttttttggtttttctttttcctGGTTTCATTTTTCATGTTTCTTTCATCTTTTGTGTTTCTTTTTATTGTTTTTTCATTTTCCTGTTTATTTTGTTCAAATATTTCAAATATTTTTCGGAATTTTGAAAAGTGTTCtctttttcaaaatttgttcacattTTCCAAAACAAACTATATCATTCAAAAAATGTTTCAACGCGTAATTGGAAAATGTTTAACATGTGTTCAAAAATATGTATTTGAataaaaatgttgaacatgtaTAAAAAAATGTTTTATATTTTATACCAAAAATATACAATGAAAAATAGACCTCAAAACTTATAGTTGTAAAAATGTCAAtaatgtatttgaaaaatgttaaacatgcATAAAAACATTTCTGAGTATACGAAAAAAGTACAATGCATATGAAAAATGTGGCGTCATTTGAAACAAacttaaaaaaatcaaaaaaaaatggTGAAAAtcgaagaaagaaagaaagaaagaaagaaagaaaggaaacCAAAGGAAAGCGAAGAAAAAAAGTAGATAAAAATCAAAGAAAATCGATGCAATTGTAGGCAGTGAAAAACTGATAAGAGAAGCACAGAGAAAAGAAAACTTGTGTGGAAGCTAACGTACTGGGCTGGCCCGGTAGCAGTGCGCCAGAGGCGACCGAAGCTACATCTCGCAATAAGTGTTTCAGCCGACTGAAATTGAGcaaaaaaacatattttttttccAACAAGAAGGTGGGTCACCAGGTTATCCGCATGCCAATATATACCGGGCGATCGATGAACACGAAGGAGGGCCAGTCTCGAGGCTTCAACTTGTCGGTCTGCTCCCACTGTCACTCGAAATTACTCAAATCTATGGATGGCAACTACTCTAGCTTCAGCTTTCGGAATAAACTGGCAGGTTGGCAGTACCATGCATAGAGGATCGATGAACAGGCCATCTAGACAGTGTGTTTGCAAAAAGGATTTCGGTGAAATTAAACTGCCAAAGTTGCAtgataaataaataaaaacatcCATGCCCACTCACAGTCGTTTATTTCATTCATTCTCTGACTGATGACAATACAAGTCATTCATTATCTGCCAAAGTTGCATTTGCGCGACTCTCAAGCATGACTTTTGGTTTGAATTCTGAAAAGGAGACTAACAAACAGAGCAAGCATACAACTGAGAGAGCGCACGCAAAATTACAAGCATGGTTTTGGTCTGGATTCAGAAAATCAAACGCCACGACAGTAAGCTGTTAGGAATTCAGAAATTCATTCATGCACTCCAATAACACTGCCGGCCACTGGAGGAGCACAGCACGATGAGAGCAACTTGTTTTCTACACAGAATGAATTTGCCAAAGCTGCATGACAAAACAGAGAAACCCAAATGCACACATGAACGATGAGTAAGTTTCCGCATTAGTGGCATGATAAAACTGGCAGCAGTTCAGACAACTTTTACCATGTCCGAATTCATTCAGAAAATAAGCTAACCGAACACCCATGACAGTTAAGCTGTCCGGAATTCAGTGATCATTCCTTCATACTCTCTGATGATGGGAAATCAAAAAGCAATATGTTCAAGTAAGTTTCTGCATTCTTGGCATGCATAAACATAAGAATTTGAAATTGTAAATTGGCCTTCAATTCAGTGCACGCATGCAGCTCTACCTATGCCAGTATATACAGTTGCAATCAAGAGAATTCCTAAGGACATTGGAAAGCAAACAGGGTAAATAAGGTACAAATGCACAAAAGACTATGCTAACCAAGAACAACATGGGCAGCTAAAGCTGCTCGGAATTCACAAGGCACGGTCAATAAATTCATGCACTCCCAAGTGATGATCGATCAGTACATTGCATGAAGCAAAACAATTCCAATCAGGCATGATTTTGGTTTTATTTCAGAAAAGAAGCTAATCAAGCACAGCAAGCCAGCTGTTCACAATTCTGAAAACAAGCTAATCCAACAGCACGACAGACCAACTAGGCTGAAGATGACAACTGACAATGCATGGATCTAGTCGTAGACGACGAGTTTCTGGTACTCTTCGCCGGCGATGGCTTCCATCATGATGGCCTCAGGGTTCACCACGCCGTCGTTCTTCAGAAAGATCTTGAGGAAGTTCTTGGAGAAGCCGCTCACCATGGCCACCCCCGGCTGGGTCGACGTCACCGGCGTCGACTTCGAGTCGCGCAGGTTCCAGAAGATGATCTGGGGCACCACGTCGCCGTAGCCAGCGTCCCTGAACTTCTTGCAGATCACCTCGTAGTCAGTCTCCCACGGAACAGACTCCCGCCGGCTGTAGTAGTAGGCGTAGGCGCTCCCCGACGCCATATTGAACTCCATGTCGCTGTACACGAACACGGTCCTGATCATCTTCTCCGGCGCCAGACTCACCTCCACTGCCGTGCGGAGGATCTGGTCGAACACCCCCTGGAAGTTGGTGCTCCCGCCCCAGTGCATGTGCCGCACGAAGTCCATCTTCTGGCGGATCAGGTGAATCTCCGGGTTCTCGCTGAAGGTGATCACCTTGCCGGCCCACGGCTCCTCGCTGAGCTCCGAGGTGAGCACGCCCAGCGCGATGCACACCTCCATCGGGGTGCCGCTCATGCTCGCGGACACGTCGCAGGCCGAGATGCAGTTGCGCAGCGACCCCTTGGAACGGAGGTCGTCCACCATGCGGCGCCACTGCAGCTCCGACACATTGTCATCCTGGCCGCGGTAGGCGGCCGCGGCGATCTCGTGCGGCAGGAGCGCGCCCGCCACAATCTTGGCCTTGCCAGCCTCCACGTCCTCCAGGTACTTGTCGAAGCGCTCCTCGTCGTGCTTCTTGAAGAGGAACTTGTAGCGCCGCATGGCCACCGAGGCGACGCGGGTGTAGGGCAGCTCCGACCACCGCTGCGCGCTCATGTACACCTCCGGGAGCTCCAGCACCTTGCGCAGCGGCACGAGCACCTTGCGGCGGAGGCGGTGTAGGGCGTGGTACACGTAGTGCTCGTCCGAGAGCTGGGTGAGCTCGGGGTCCGAGTCGCGCGGGAAGAGGCGGCGGGCGATGGCCTCGCAGAGCAGAGTGGTGCGGTCGAAGGACGAGCCTGGCGTGGGGCACCACTTGGCGGCGAGCCCGATCTTCCGCTTTTTACCGCCGGAGGCCAGCTGCTCGAGGTCCGAGGTGAGGAGCGCGGCGAAGAAGTCGGCGACGGCGTCGAACAGGAAGCGGTAGGCACGGTCGCCGTAGTACGTCTCCAGCGACTGCACGGCGAGCTTGGCAACCGTGCGTACCTTCTTCGACATCCGCCGCGGCTTACTCGCCGCCGTCGTCTTCTTCTGGTCCACCTCCATCGCTTCGGGTTTCTGcacctccgcgggctcctggaccGGGACAATCTCCACGGGCTTGCTGCCCTTGCCGGCCTTGGAGAGCGCGGCGGAGAGGAAGTCGCCGAAGGTGGCCTTGGGCGGCACGGGTGCCAGCTCGCGGGCGCGCTTGCGGCCGGCGAGCCTAGCCCGCAAGCCCTCCCGCTGCGTGGCGAGGCCCTTGGCCTTCCTGCGCGCCTTGTCGGCCTCGGCGCCGGCCTTGGCGAGCGCGCGCACGTCGGGGCCGCGGAGGAGGCGGAACAGCAGCTCGGGGAAGTCCTTGAGGTAGCCGAACTCGGCGAGCGCGGCGACGTTGCAGGCGAGCGTGCGCGGGTGGTGCTCGTGCATCCAGAGCGCGGCGGCGTAGAAGCCCTCCTTGTCCGACTTGCCGGTGCCGCGCACGCCGCGGAGGTTGCAGGCGAGGCGGAGCGCCGTGGGCGCGTCCTGCGCCcaggcggcggcgaggagctgGTGCACGCGGTCCGCGGGCGTGTCGGGGACCACCTGGAAGAAGAGGTCGAGGCAGGGGTTGCCCGAGTTGGCGTACGTGGCGGAGCAGTTCTCCGTGAGCGCCCTCCGCGGCTTGAGCGCCGCCGGCGACGGCGCGTTGAAGGCCGCGTCGAGGAGGTCGAGGAACGGGTGCGACGCGTcgccggtggcggcggcggaggagtcAGGGGACGGGCGCGCGGCGCGGATCAGGGGCGGGCCCAGGAGGAGGCGCGGCGCCGCGGTGGGCTCCGTCTCGGTCGCCATGCctgctagggtttgggggggaAGAGATTTTCGGGGATCGAACGATCGATCTGGTGAGCTCTGGAGGCGGCTCGGCTCGTTCTTTTCGATATGTCTGTGGGACGACGGAGGGGCGACGGTGGATCTGAGCCGTCCACTGAACCGACATGGCGGGTCGACGGCGCGGATTGGTCTCATCAGGTTGCATGCATGGTGATCAGCCTTGCTATGCGCCTATGCCAATGCGTGAATCTTCGTTTTGACCATATTTGATTGATGCTCATTGCTCCACAAGCACATTTGAGGC
Coding sequences within it:
- the LOC125537701 gene encoding uncharacterized protein LOC125537701 codes for the protein MATETEPTAAPRLLLGPPLIRAARPSPDSSAAATGDASHPFLDLLDAAFNAPSPAALKPRRALTENCSATYANSGNPCLDLFFQVVPDTPADRVHQLLAAAWAQDAPTALRLACNLRGVRGTGKSDKEGFYAAALWMHEHHPRTLACNVAALAEFGYLKDFPELLFRLLRGPDVRALAKAGAEADKARRKAKGLATQREGLRARLAGRKRARELAPVPPKATFGDFLSAALSKAGKGSKPVEIVPVQEPAEVQKPEAMEVDQKKTTAASKPRRMSKKVRTVAKLAVQSLETYYGDRAYRFLFDAVADFFAALLTSDLEQLASGGKKRKIGLAAKWCPTPGSSFDRTTLLCEAIARRLFPRDSDPELTQLSDEHYVYHALHRLRRKVLVPLRKVLELPEVYMSAQRWSELPYTRVASVAMRRYKFLFKKHDEERFDKYLEDVEAGKAKIVAGALLPHEIAAAAYRGQDDNVSELQWRRMVDDLRSKGSLRNCISACDVSASMSGTPMEVCIALGVLTSELSEEPWAGKVITFSENPEIHLIRQKMDFVRHMHWGGSTNFQGVFDQILRTAVEVSLAPEKMIRTVFVYSDMEFNMASGSAYAYYYSRRESVPWETDYEVICKKFRDAGYGDVVPQIIFWNLRDSKSTPVTSTQPGVAMVSGFSKNFLKIFLKNDGVVNPEAIMMEAIAGEEYQKLVVYD